The DNA region ACTTCTGATTGGACGTGAAGATGAAAGGTTGAGGTTACATAAACGTCAGAAGTCTCAAGAAATGGCAATTCTGTTCGAAATTCAAGATCAAAAATGCTTGATCTCTCCAAGGcctggtagtcgagaatcaacatttttggggggcatctgttggcccaaaaTATTTGGCCCAAAACGTATGGGTTTGTCGAAAGAATGAACCAGGAGAATCAAGAAAAAATGCTAAGTTAAATGGGTGGCAGAATTCGACAAAGAGACACTGGCAACCGTTGCTATAAACACGGGCATGTTTACCACGTGCGGCATTGATTGAATCAGTTAGAAAAGCGTGTGCTTCTCCCCACGATGGCTATCCACGTGGCCAGGAAGCAGTTGAAGAACACCACTCTCACCACTACGCATGGAGTTTCCggggcaagcatcagatcgtggggaatcagacccactaacaCCATCCAGTaaggaagaaaaccgccaaggacatgcaggacatggagctctataaataggagaatctgATTCAGAAAAAGGGTTCTCAACTCAACTCTTAAAAACTCACTAAAAGCTcacatgtccgcatcaaagagactcaatgagcctaacgtgatcatggaggagtatgttgctgAACCGGCCGTTTATTTTCCATGCCTTTAAGTGTTTTAAGCTTGTTATTTCTTCACTTTGGGTTTTTGTCGGTTTCTTTTTGTTTAATGTAATTAGCCGTTTTCGACTTATCTGATGTACCCTTCAGTTTGTTTAATGCAATTCGAATTTCAGTACCTTTAAATTTGCAGTTTGCTAACTTATCGATTTTACCCTTGACACGCGGGTGTCGAGTTTTCTAActttcacacacaacactttggcaagacgttttcccaaaagggcCTTGATTCGCAAAATTCTTAActtcttaaactttttccaatCGAATTTGGAGAATGTTTGTTTACTAAATATCACTGTAAACACTATTGAAATTTCAGCTTAATTAAATCGGCGAGGAGTTGGGCATGGAGGAGCAGGTCTTTCATATGCACTGCGTTGAAGCTGCCTCTTGCTCTCTCCTTGATTCGCTCGCAGGTACCACCACACGGTAGAGGAGATGAAGCAGGTCTTGCCTTTTTCTGCTTCTTTTGTTCATTGAATTTTCCTTTACCTGCATAAACAATTTCCTTTGTATGAATTTAGGGAATTTCTCATAGGTATTTCTTCATTTTAAAACTTTGGTTTTATCCTGATTTGGGGATGGGGAAATGATTATGGGTTCATATTATTTGGAAATTATATGGGTTTTCTTAATGATTTTAACctatttttctttcaattctTGTGACCAAACAGAGGCAGAAAGAAGGACCAAGTATTTCTGGAGCtctggatttggcaccccaggCATTAGAAATGCCACCctagattttttaaaaaatgccaGAAATACCCTTCGGACACAAGGTATCCGTAACATTTCGGAATCAAAAGTTTCGAATAATACCTTATTGAGAATGATACTTAAATGACAGACACAATTCGGAACCGTCCTCTCCGAAGTTATTCGGATTCGTGGGGTCCGAAAACCTGTCGCACACTGCCACCTTTTgagcaccattactcctccaccaccaactccatcaccattactcctccaccaccaaccccatcACCACCCCCCCATTACAATCTGATTCAAaaaactccaccaccaccactcttcctcttcttcctctacgTTTGTtttcctcccccccccccaccaccatctccttccaagTTCCACCTGGCTCCACCCTCAACCACCAACTCCTTCCAAGTTCCACCTTGCCACCAAGTTCCTTCTGGTAAGTTTCATTTCTCTCCCCCCTTCATATCCTGCTTTACTTATCATTGTAGTTACATTTCATTGTTGTTTTTTGGAAGTTCTTTTTGCACCACCATTGTTTGCTTGTATTCTAATGTTGTCGAGCTTGTTACGGATTGTCTGTATCCGAGCCCTTTCGGATTGTCTGTATCCGAAGCAGTTCGGAATCACAATTTTCGAAATATTTAACCAGTGGCAGTTTGTTGCATGCAGGCTGAATGACTGAACCGTACCTATATGAAGAAGATTTACTGGTTGATGCTGCATGCGGTTCTGGAAATGTTGAGCCTAGCAATATCATTCCGTGGGTGCCCCCTCGTATAAGTGTGGACGCCACacatttatttacaactgatcaggtattcatTGAATAATTATTGTTGGAACATACTACtatgtatttggaaaatgatgtGATGATCATTGAATAATTAGTGATGGTTGGTAGGATGTTTTATTTCTAAAGTGATATGTTATCATTGAACAGATATTTGATACTCGTGATGAGCTTGAAGAATGGGGAAAAGGCGAATGGTTATGTGTTGGTGATAGCAAGGTCTGAGTGTGCTCTAAATGGACGAAAGGTATTTGTTACTATTCGGTGTGCGAAGCATGGTATTTACAGGCCATACAAGGACCCGAATACATTCAAGTACAAAAAGACCGCATCACAAAAGACCGATTGTAAGTTTAATCTCAAAGGACGACCTGCGAATGGTGATAGAATGTGGCGGCTGAAAGTAATGGATGGtaaacacaaccatgaaccagctaaatCGCTAGTTGGCCACCCCTACGTTGGTCGACTAACAGAGGAAGAGAAGGGGCTTGTGGGCACCATGACTAGTACTTGGACTCCACCGAGACAAATACTAGCTgcattgaaggaaaacaatccagGTAACTTGACTACAATCACTCAAGTTTACAGTTGCAACAAAAGGTTTAAAAAAGAGGAGAGGGGaccattgacagaaatgcaacatttgatgaagaagttgGTAGAAGCCAATTATGTTCACTTTGAAAGGCAACAAGCTGATTCAAGCGAGATTAGGGATCTCTTTTGGGCTCATCCTGATGCGGTCAGactcttcaacacattccctcaTGTGGTCATCATGGATTGCACGTACAAGACAAACAGATATCAGATCCCCTTGCTTGAAATGGTTGGTCTCACTTCTACGGGGTTGACTTTCTCCATAGCATTTTGCTACATAGTTAGGGAGCACACAATTGACTATGTTTGGGCCTTGGAGTGCATGAAGTCTCTTATTGGCGATGATGCCAGATTACCTCAAGTGATTGTGACTGACAGAGATTTGGCTTTACTGAGTGCTGTTAAGCAAACCCTTCCCAATTGTACCCATTTATTATGTCGGttccacataaacaagaatgtggaggcaaagtgcaaagtgttgattggcacggatgattttgcCCTTTCAGTGGTGGAGAACTGGAAATGCAGGATATATGCTGAaacagtggaacaatttgatgaGGAATGGAAGGAAATGTGTGTCATGTGTAAGGACTACCCAGATTTCATATCATAcatttctactacatggttaaAGCACAAGGAGAAATTTGTGAGTGCGTGGACCAATAAAGTGttgcattttggaacaacaacgaGTAACAGGTACAATGCACACTTTATTGcttgtaatatttttttcatttcataGTCTTGCTTTATTACCAAAATTGATAGAGTATGATCTTTTGTATGCAAGGCTGAAAGTGCACACTCAACCTTGAAGAGGATGCTGAAAGACGGCAGAGGTGACTTGTGCGCCTCGTGGGATGCAGTAAATCGATATACATGTTAGTAAATCGCATACACAAAACCACAAATGCATAAAGAAAAGTAAGTTCGCACTTACCACAGCACTAAGATCGGGCTTACTCTCGTCCGGGATGATGAACCGGTGAGATACACCGGTGTACCAATCCAGGTAATCACCTACTGCCACTCCATCCTCTATAGTAGGGACCCCCTCTGGAATCAAGTGTGGCTCATAATCCAAGTATCCTGCATCAACGACCTCCGCAGCAGAACTCATGTCCATCACGACAGATGGGTGTCGCGGGATAGGCTGCACGTACCCAAACTGCCTCAGCACACGCTCAGGAAGATGAGGTCGCACGGCCGCCCGGATGGGAGTCCGGATGTAGCCTGAGTATAAAGCTCGGACGTCCAGCTCTCTGTGACTCCTGTGCTCCTCATACGATGTCCATATGACGTCCTCTGCCGTCATCTCATCGAAGAGAACTCGCCTCTCCATCAGTCCTGCATGCCCAGCCTGTGACTCCATCCACTTGCACGCTCTGGGCTGGTCCTCCGTGTACTCGAGGATCTCAATCCGCTGAATAATGGTGTGTGGAAAGTTCTCAAACACCCAAGCTAGCAGGAGGGAAGAGCAACCGCTCATCTGCTTAGTCTTCCTCCGTGAGGCATGACCAAGTGCATCATACAGTGTAGCTAGCGCAATGGCGCCCCACGCATACTCTGTCACCCGATCAAGGTGCTACAGAATGCCGATCCAATGAATGGAAGTGTAGTGTCCTCCACTCTTGTTAGCAAACAAGGTCGAGCCGAGAAGGTGAAGTAGCCACATCCGTGCTGCATGGTCATGCCGATGGTCTACAGTACAATAAATAAACCATTAATCATTTAATTCACATATAATAGttgcaaataaattaaatatatagtaTAACTAACCAGCAAGAGCGTTAGTGTAGAGAGTCTGCAAGAACCCGAACCGCAAGCCAATGGTCTTCACCGCCTTAAACTCCATGATGTAGTCTGTGGCTACCCCTCCTAAGAGCAAAACACAGGTCTTCGCTGCCTGTTCTCTGCTCGCCTATCCGGGAGTATAAAACCTATCACCCATCGGCAGATGAAGGATAGATGACACGTCATCCAGGGTGAtcgtcatctccccgaacggcatgtggaagctgctGGTATCCTCATGCCATCTCTCGACGAGGGCAGATAGAAGGGGTGTGTCTATCTCCGGATAGGTGCACCTGAAGAGCGGATAGAGTCCGGTCCCCTCCACACGCTGATGAACAGCGCGCATATCGTCTCCCTCGCCCTCACATGTCAGCTTTGCCAGCTTCATCCCAGCGCTGGTAAACTTCAACACACCTCGATCGGGATAACGCGGTCGGTGCTTATAATATGATGCCACAGACACGGCACAACGTGATGTGGGTAACGGACCAAAAGTGACAGATCATCAGGCCCCCTGGAAACGGTGCCTCTGTCTGGACCGGCACCTCATCCCGTCGTGCTCCATCATCACCCTCAGGCTCCACATCAACCTCATGCTCCACATCAACCTGAAGCTCCACATCAACCTCATGCTCACTCTCTGTCGAACTCTGAGGAGTCATCTGACGAGAAGGCGGAGAAGGCTCAGGAGTCGTCTGATGAGAAGGCTCAGGAGTCATCTCACGAGGGTCTCGACGCTCCTCATCTGATGTCCCACCAACAACCTGGTCCTCACCAAATCTGCCTTTGACTCTACGATTAGAAGCATGTAGCCGTCTGTGGCGATCCTCAACATCCTCCGTGGCATCATGGGAGCTCCGAGCAACATGTGATTTCCTGCGCCCTTGGTTCTTCCTCTTAGCCATCTATTATAAAATAatactaatcagataattgcaAAAGTACCAATTGATATGAGCTTTATAACTGAATATTCATGCAATCAGTAAGAGATATGTACCAAGACAGATTATAAACTTAATATTCATGCAATCAGCTGAAAGCTTCAATAGGCTACAAATATCATACTATAAGAAACTAAGATTATCAACCAAGTCAGGTTATTTACCTCTGATAAACTGAACAGTgatttctgtttgttctttgaTTGCAACTCTAATCTTTTCAACAGTTTCATGATCAGTTTTTGATCATTGAAGAAACCACTACAAGTGAGCATATATTTAGATATAAATAACCAATTCCAGATAAACTGCTAGAAGAATAACATTGGATACTAGCAATCAAAGGATCAAATATATCAGCTGAATGATATTCAAGTGAAACTGTGTCATGTAGACTCTTTTTAATACCATAATGTTTTGTTTGACTCAATTCTCAAGTAGTTCTCAAGCTAGATGACTTTTATGTTGTTATTGGAAGAAAAGAATAACTTGGTTCAATTGACAAGTATACAGAAACAAAAAAGATTAAGGAACTAGTCACTATGAGATTAAGGAACTAGTCAAGCTGGAATATATTATGTTCTGTAATACTCACAACTATTTACTAGTCACTTGTGCAGTGCGTTGAAATCGTGCATGTGGAAGATCAAGCTAATTTACTTCCCTTTCCTGCAACTTTTGAAAGATTAGACCATAAGCATGAGGCCATACTATTAACAGCTTACAAAAAAGAAAGATTAGACCAAAAGCATGTCTGCCatattttgtttaaaaactgCCCTGTAAGTATTACTCTTAAGGCCAATCTATAAACAACAAAGTTATCATGGAGAACAAAGTCAATGAGTGACATTTGAACTATCTATAAACAACAAAGTCAATGAGTGTATTCACTGCTATGTTGGAATGATCTTCATACTTCAGTTATAAACTATCTATATTAGATCAATAAGCATGAATCATTGACTAAAAAATAACATGCAAATTTTGGCTTTTGGAGTTTCATGTATGTAACAGCAGTCCAAAGATTCTTTCCACAGCGAAGATAGAGTACTTTAAACAATAAATAGTTAGAACACATGTATAAATCTGTGTTAAATAACAACCAATACTAAAACATTTTTAAGTACTCTTAGTTTGCATCCAAACAGAATCTTAATCCCACATCACAGTGCACCTATCTTGAGATGCAATGACAAATTATAAAAACCTTCATCAGCATGGAACAGGTCACATATGAATTTGCTAAAGAGCAACATTTCACATATGCTACTTGGATAATCTCAAATATGAAAGCCTAACTAAAGGAAAAACTACTTAactcacctttttttttaattaaagaaaCAACATACTTATGATATAATGGCTCTCCTCAAAATTCCTCAAAATTTCTTCCTCATCATAAATGCCTAAACCCCTCCTAAACCCACAAAGCCAGTGCTCATCGCACCCCATCATCATAGCAGTGCTCATGGCACCCCACAGTCCCCCCTCAATCCCCAAGACTGCTCATAGCACCCCAAAATCCACAAAATTTCTTCCTCATCATAGCAGTGCTCAACGCACCCCACAATCCCTGAGAGTTAAACCAAACCGCACCCCACAATGGTATCTCAGCAGCATAAATCAGCAGACCAAACCAAACCGCACCCCACAATCCCCAAATCCCTAAAACCCCAAATAACAACCCCATCCCCAAACTGCACCAAACTATTCGAATTCCAAACCCTAACATACGAATTGAATTGAATACAACAaatagatgatgaagaagatgaaggctcTTACCTCAATCGTTCCAGTTGACGAAGATGATGAAGGTTTGGAGGGGGAAAATCGCGAGAGCTTCGGAAATGAGAGACCAAGAAGGGTTTCGGAATGAAATGGAACTGACCCCGTGTTTTGTTTTAATACTAACAGTATTCGGAACTGTTCCTTCCGAATCATTTAGGAATACCGGAATCCAAAAGCCTTCGGATATTGTTTTTCCGAAAATAAACACGCAGGGACATTATGGTATTTACCCACACTTAAGTGGGGTGGCATTTCTAATGcctggggtgccaaatccagaGCTCGTATTTCTGACATGAGAGATAAGAAAATTGTTGTGTTATAATTGATATTATACCTTTTAAAGTTG from Lotus japonicus ecotype B-129 chromosome 2, LjGifu_v1.2 includes:
- the LOC130735979 gene encoding protein FAR1-RELATED SEQUENCE 5-like, producing the protein MDGKHNHEPAKSLVGHPYVGRLTEEEKGLVGTMTSTWTPPRQILAALKENNPGNLTTITQVYSCNKRFKKEERGPLTEMQHLMKKLVEANYVHFERQQADSSEIRDLFWAHPDAVRLFNTFPHVVIMDCTYKTNRYQIPLLEMVGLTSTGLTFSIAFCYIVREHTIDYVWALECMKSLIGDDARLPQVIVTDRDLALLSAVKQTLPNLVENWKCRIYAETVEQFDEEWKEMCVMCKDYPDFISYISTTWLKHKEKFSCFITKIDRV